From Lolium perenne isolate Kyuss_39 chromosome 5, Kyuss_2.0, whole genome shotgun sequence, a single genomic window includes:
- the LOC139831217 gene encoding transcription factor HHO6-like translates to MMKVDGLTNDEVKSHLQKYRLHTRRTSDGHRQQQSASVWPPPEQYTTSQHSTSQSGSPQGPLRLMTTGSSRDVSATAGDSCDGGEEEEEDGKSASYSWEVQQTGTKAASSS, encoded by the exons ATGATGAAGGTGGATGGGCTCACCAACGACGAGGTCAAGAGCCATCTGCAG AAATACAGGCTACACACGCGGCGAACATCCGACGGCCATCGGCAGCAGCAGTCCGCAAGCGTCTGGCCGCCGCCGGAGCAGTACACCACGTCACAGCACAGCACGTCGCAGTCGGGCTCGCCCCAGGGGCCCCTGCGTCTGATGACAACCGGGTCCAGCCGCGACGTGTCGGCGACCGCCGGAGACAGCTgcgacggcggcgaggaggaggaggaggacggcaaGTCAGCGAGCTACAGCTGGGAGGTGCAGCAGACTGGCACGAAGGCGGCGTCGTCGTCTTGA